The proteins below are encoded in one region of Streptomyces cyanogenus:
- a CDS encoding FUSC family protein, whose translation MPREFPIGLTPPDWLVRNLKPQQAPVNWPAVARAAVAMPLPLAIGLAAGRPTYGALASMGALSGVIGDTADAYRMRILNIAVPQLFGAVGVTLGTLAYGHGWYAVAAVTGVALVSGMISTIGAVASVSGLLLLLNCVIGAGLPLPSPWWLAPALMTGGGLLVLLLALLSWPLRAGVPERAAVAATYRAVATLLATAGTDRTEEYDEARRAVTQSLNEAYDLILARRARHHGRSPELTRLLAQLNAITPVIEAAPAAHLAARPLPPQIPRALHHLARCVAADGTPVPPLHLPPPATETARAVEHALRHTAEVVATPDVDPRGIDDRLGRPAALGIRAARAARNVVLSANSWRYGVRLAICIGIAQALVSLIPVPRSYWVALTITFVLKPDFGSVFSRALLRALGTVAGLVLAAVVLAEVPLGWWDVPALLLLAPLVPALTPRGYGYQTAAITPVILLLSDILNHQGTALLLPRLNDSLIGCAIALTAGYLFWPESWRTRVGDRLADAVADTAAYVEAAFRPDTAPAARARMRRRLYRDLSVIRTEFQRALTEPPPTGRRAAAWWPLVVAVERIVDATTAARVRVRHGAAPPSSGEIAQVTLQLRELSEGVRNADTLTAVRTDLTGPAGSVLEPLRQEVAAARALASPH comes from the coding sequence ATGCCCCGAGAGTTCCCCATCGGCCTCACCCCTCCCGACTGGCTGGTCCGGAACCTCAAACCCCAGCAGGCCCCCGTCAACTGGCCCGCCGTGGCCCGCGCCGCCGTCGCCATGCCCCTCCCCCTGGCCATCGGCCTCGCCGCCGGCCGCCCCACCTACGGCGCCCTCGCCTCCATGGGCGCCCTGTCCGGCGTCATCGGCGACACCGCCGACGCCTACCGCATGCGCATCCTCAACATCGCCGTCCCCCAGCTCTTCGGCGCGGTCGGCGTCACGCTGGGCACGCTGGCGTACGGCCACGGCTGGTACGCGGTCGCCGCGGTCACCGGCGTCGCGCTGGTCTCCGGCATGATCTCGACGATCGGCGCGGTGGCCTCGGTCTCCGGACTGCTGCTGCTCCTGAACTGCGTGATCGGCGCGGGCCTCCCGCTGCCCTCCCCCTGGTGGCTGGCCCCCGCCCTGATGACCGGCGGCGGCCTCCTGGTCCTCCTGCTGGCCCTGCTGTCCTGGCCGCTGCGCGCGGGCGTACCCGAACGGGCGGCGGTCGCCGCCACCTACCGCGCGGTCGCCACCCTCCTCGCCACCGCCGGCACGGACCGCACCGAGGAGTACGACGAGGCCCGCCGCGCCGTCACCCAGTCCCTGAACGAGGCGTACGACCTGATCCTCGCCCGGCGCGCCCGCCACCACGGCCGCAGCCCGGAACTCACCCGGCTGCTCGCCCAGTTGAACGCCATCACCCCGGTGATCGAAGCGGCCCCCGCCGCCCACCTGGCGGCCCGCCCGCTGCCCCCGCAGATCCCCCGGGCACTCCACCACCTGGCGCGCTGCGTCGCCGCGGACGGCACCCCCGTCCCGCCCCTGCACCTCCCCCCGCCCGCCACCGAGACCGCCCGGGCGGTGGAACACGCCCTGCGGCACACCGCCGAGGTCGTCGCCACGCCCGACGTGGACCCCCGCGGCATCGACGACCGCCTGGGCCGGCCCGCCGCCCTCGGCATCCGCGCCGCCCGCGCCGCCCGCAACGTCGTGCTGTCCGCCAACTCCTGGCGCTACGGCGTACGCCTCGCGATCTGCATCGGCATCGCCCAGGCCCTGGTCTCCCTGATCCCCGTCCCGCGCTCCTACTGGGTCGCCCTGACCATCACCTTCGTCCTCAAACCCGACTTCGGCTCGGTCTTCTCCCGCGCCCTGCTGCGCGCGCTCGGCACGGTGGCCGGCCTGGTCCTCGCGGCGGTGGTCCTCGCCGAGGTCCCCCTGGGCTGGTGGGACGTCCCGGCCCTCCTCCTCCTGGCCCCGCTCGTCCCGGCCCTCACCCCGCGGGGCTACGGCTACCAGACGGCCGCCATCACACCGGTCATCCTGCTGCTCTCCGACATCCTCAACCACCAGGGCACCGCCCTGCTGCTGCCCCGGCTGAACGACTCCCTCATCGGCTGCGCGATCGCCCTGACCGCCGGCTACCTCTTCTGGCCGGAGAGCTGGCGCACCCGGGTGGGCGACCGGCTGGCCGACGCCGTGGCCGACACCGCGGCGTACGTGGAAGCCGCGTTCCGCCCCGACACCGCGCCCGCCGCCCGGGCCCGCATGCGCCGGCGCCTCTACCGCGACCTGTCCGTCATCCGCACGGAGTTCCAGCGGGCCCTGACCGAACCACCGCCGACCGGCCGGCGGGCGGCGGCCTGGTGGCCACTGGTCGTCGCCGTCGAACGGATCGTGGACGCCACGACGGCGGCCCGCGTCCGTGTGCGGCACGGGGCCGCGCCGCCCTCTTCCGGCGAGATCGCCCAGGTGACCCTGCAACTGCGGGAGCTGTCGGAGGGCGTACGGAACGCGGACACCCTGACGGCGGTCCGCACCGACCTCACCGGCCCCGCGGGCAGCGTCCTCGAACCCCTCCGCCAGGAGGTGGCCGCGGCCCGCGCACTCGCATCCCCCCACTGA
- a CDS encoding endonuclease/exonuclease/phosphatase family protein — protein sequence MTQHPGRRLGSWCAGLLLAGVSAVVGCRVADTDGITPVPQLLAFLPWLLAPAAAALLCALLARWWPGLVWAVAALGLLAWYLEPYGRITEPGGPPLARLRVLTANVEYGRATPALVPVLRDRHPDVVFVQECESGCRATLERDVAAAYPHRRVVEQNGSKGSLLLSRFPLTPAAGVPGTMGMPGAVADVRGHPVRLQLAHAAPPLPDQLGPWRRELGRLRAFAAAGTRTPTILAGDFNASQDHAAFRHILDAGLADAARLTGHDRTPSWPSRTASVVGAQIDHVLVSPDFTATGTRFLRLSGTDHRALVVDLTLHGRT from the coding sequence GTGACCCAGCACCCCGGACGCAGGCTCGGCTCCTGGTGTGCCGGGCTGCTGCTCGCCGGGGTGAGCGCGGTCGTCGGCTGCCGGGTCGCCGACACCGACGGCATCACCCCCGTACCCCAGCTGCTCGCCTTCCTGCCCTGGCTGCTCGCACCGGCCGCGGCCGCCCTGCTGTGCGCGCTGCTCGCCCGCTGGTGGCCGGGCCTGGTGTGGGCGGTCGCCGCCCTCGGCCTGCTCGCCTGGTACCTGGAGCCGTACGGCAGGATCACCGAGCCCGGCGGCCCACCCCTCGCCCGGCTCCGCGTCCTGACCGCCAACGTCGAGTACGGACGCGCCACCCCCGCCCTGGTCCCGGTCCTGCGCGACCGGCACCCGGACGTGGTCTTCGTACAGGAATGCGAGTCCGGCTGCCGGGCCACCCTGGAACGCGACGTCGCGGCCGCCTACCCGCACCGCCGGGTCGTCGAGCAGAACGGCTCCAAGGGCTCGCTCCTCCTCAGCCGCTTCCCGCTGACCCCGGCCGCCGGCGTCCCCGGCACGATGGGCATGCCCGGCGCGGTGGCCGACGTCCGCGGCCACCCCGTACGCCTCCAGCTCGCCCACGCCGCGCCCCCGCTGCCGGACCAGCTCGGCCCGTGGCGCCGCGAACTGGGCCGGCTGCGCGCCTTCGCCGCCGCCGGCACCCGCACCCCCACGATCCTCGCCGGCGACTTCAACGCCTCCCAGGACCACGCGGCCTTCCGGCACATCCTCGACGCCGGCCTGGCCGACGCGGCCCGCCTCACCGGCCACGACCGCACCCCGAGCTGGCCGTCCCGCACCGCCTCCGTCGTCGGCGCCCAGATCGACCACGTGCTGGTCTCCCCGGACTTCACCGCGACCGGCACCCGCTTCCTGCGCCTGTCCGGCACCGACCACCGCGCCCTCGTCGTCGACCTCACGCTGCACGGCCGGACCTGA
- a CDS encoding alpha/beta fold hydrolase, with protein MPPFLAFEDKDPGLSSRVPLVLVHGHPFDRTMWQPQLTEFAAGRRVIAPDLRGYGASPVTPGTVPLSRHARDIADLLDHLGVDTFALAGLSMGGQIVMECHDLLGDRIRGLVLADTFPAAETPEGRRGRAAMAERLLAEGMRGYADEVLEKMVAPYADPEVKAHVHRMMTATSPEGAAAALRGRAERPDYRDLLTRVTVPALVVVGADDTYTPVSDAEAMHAALPDSTLHVIEGAAHLPNLERPEEFNRALAAFLARLDGRP; from the coding sequence ATGCCCCCCTTCCTCGCATTCGAGGACAAAGACCCCGGACTCTCCTCCCGGGTTCCCCTCGTCCTCGTCCACGGACACCCCTTCGACCGCACGATGTGGCAGCCGCAGCTGACGGAGTTCGCCGCCGGCCGCCGGGTGATCGCCCCCGACCTGCGCGGCTACGGCGCCTCCCCGGTCACCCCCGGCACGGTCCCGCTCTCCCGCCACGCCCGCGACATCGCCGACCTCCTGGACCACCTCGGCGTGGACACCTTCGCGCTGGCCGGCCTGTCCATGGGCGGCCAGATCGTCATGGAGTGCCACGACCTCCTCGGCGACCGGATCCGCGGCCTGGTACTCGCCGACACCTTCCCCGCCGCCGAGACCCCCGAGGGCCGCCGGGGCCGCGCCGCCATGGCCGAGAGGCTGCTCGCCGAGGGCATGCGCGGCTACGCCGACGAGGTGCTGGAGAAGATGGTCGCCCCCTACGCCGACCCCGAGGTCAAGGCCCATGTGCACCGCATGATGACGGCCACCTCGCCCGAGGGCGCCGCCGCGGCCCTGCGCGGCCGGGCCGAACGCCCCGACTACCGCGACCTGTTGACCCGGGTGACCGTCCCCGCCCTCGTCGTGGTCGGCGCCGACGACACCTACACACCCGTCTCCGACGCCGAGGCCATGCACGCGGCCCTCCCCGACTCCACCCTGCACGTCATCGAGGGCGCGGCCCACCTGCCCAACCTGGAACGCCCCGAGGAGTTCAACCGGGCCCTGGCCGCCTTCCTGGCGCGACTGGACGGCCGGCCGTAG
- a CDS encoding PLP-dependent aminotransferase family protein, protein MDDYRRIADRIAADITGGRLRPGQRLPPQRAFARRHGIAPSTAGRVYAELVRRGLVVGEVGRGTFVRATAPDGQPGIALTEAAGAPLVNLELNYPAVPGQSELMAPALAPLLRPDALGQALRPAAAAGTPEARAAVGALLARSGLPAAPERILFTGNARQAIAATLTALVRPGGRIGVEPLTYPLVKEIAGRLGLVLVPLATDAEGPVPQAVADAHRGAPLSALYLQPALHNPTSLTTSAGRLRQLADCVHRLGIPVVEDRIWAFLNPGGTPPLAALAPGLVHLVDSLSKRVAPGLTVGFTVVPEDRVEAVARAVRSGGWSAGAFALEAAVRWLGDGTVDRLVAAKRQDARRRQRLVARKLAGFAVRSDPAAYFAWWELPAPWRADTFTAAARAHGIAVTPGTAFCVDPSRTPDAVRLGLGSAPEPQLARALETLAGVARDGAAAGTG, encoded by the coding sequence GTGGACGACTACCGGCGCATCGCCGACCGGATCGCGGCCGACATCACCGGCGGACGGCTCCGGCCCGGTCAACGGCTGCCGCCGCAGCGGGCGTTCGCGCGCCGGCACGGCATCGCGCCCTCGACCGCCGGCCGGGTGTACGCCGAACTGGTACGCCGGGGACTGGTGGTGGGCGAGGTCGGGCGCGGCACGTTCGTGCGGGCCACCGCGCCGGACGGGCAGCCGGGGATCGCCCTGACCGAGGCGGCCGGCGCCCCGCTGGTCAACCTGGAGCTGAACTACCCGGCCGTGCCCGGCCAGTCGGAGCTGATGGCCCCGGCGCTGGCCCCGCTGCTGCGGCCGGACGCGCTCGGCCAGGCGCTGCGGCCGGCCGCAGCCGCGGGCACCCCCGAGGCCCGGGCGGCGGTCGGCGCCCTGCTCGCCCGCAGCGGGCTGCCGGCCGCCCCCGAGCGGATCCTGTTCACCGGCAACGCCCGGCAGGCGATCGCCGCCACCCTCACCGCCCTGGTCCGGCCCGGCGGCCGGATCGGGGTGGAACCGCTGACGTATCCGCTGGTCAAGGAGATCGCGGGGCGTCTCGGCCTGGTCCTGGTGCCGCTCGCCACGGACGCGGAGGGGCCCGTGCCGCAGGCGGTGGCCGACGCGCACCGGGGCGCGCCGCTGTCCGCGCTCTACCTCCAGCCGGCCCTGCACAACCCGACCTCGCTGACGACGAGCGCCGGGCGGCTGCGGCAGCTCGCCGACTGTGTCCACAGGCTGGGGATACCGGTCGTCGAGGACCGGATCTGGGCCTTTCTGAACCCCGGCGGCACGCCTCCGCTCGCCGCGCTCGCGCCCGGCCTGGTGCACCTCGTCGACAGTCTGTCCAAAAGGGTCGCGCCCGGTCTCACCGTCGGCTTCACCGTCGTACCGGAGGACCGCGTCGAGGCGGTGGCGCGGGCCGTGCGGTCCGGCGGGTGGAGCGCGGGCGCCTTCGCGCTGGAGGCGGCCGTGCGGTGGCTCGGCGACGGCACCGTGGACCGGCTGGTGGCCGCCAAGCGGCAGGACGCGCGGCGGCGCCAGCGGCTGGTCGCCCGGAAGCTGGCCGGGTTCGCCGTACGGTCCGATCCGGCCGCCTACTTCGCCTGGTGGGAGCTGCCCGCGCCGTGGCGGGCGGACACCTTCACGGCCGCCGCGCGGGCGCACGGCATCGCCGTCACCCCGGGTACGGCCTTCTGCGTCGACCCCAGCCGCACCCCGGACGCGGTCAGGCTCGGGCTCGGGTCGGCGCCGGAGCCGCAGCTGGCGCGGGCGCTGGAGACCCTCGCCGGCGTCGCGCGGGACGGGGCAGCCGCAGGTACCGGGTGA
- a CDS encoding PP2C family protein-serine/threonine phosphatase yields the protein MEVRLPVVTDIEYGRRRPLLRVRGRSISWLPPLLLLVAVILLDFNTGEHFRIVTWIVLVPGTAAAMCGVWTTAAYSVVALVTYVLVDNAWPAEYQAGLGDFVLVALGGVLATLAAAVRMRQERQLLRVQDIAETTRRTVLRPLPSGWAGLDHAGVYLAADVDARVGGDFYDIQPGPHGARVLVGDVQGKGLGAVEAAAALLGTFREAGYHEKDLTTVAERLEIRMLRHRAHTAALGRADGDRFATAVLLAFPEDSPGVVDVVNFGHEPPLAVGPHGVRELPCGDGLPLGLADLSGGLPPVHRVPLAADETLLLVTDGVTEARDRPGAFFALSDEVSRAVRADPTRTEPRRLVRQVRDGVLRHCGGRLEDDTTIFAVRRAGAG from the coding sequence ATGGAGGTCCGGCTGCCCGTCGTGACGGACATCGAGTACGGGCGGCGCCGGCCGCTGCTGCGGGTGCGCGGGCGGAGCATCTCGTGGCTGCCGCCCCTGCTGCTGCTCGTCGCCGTCATCCTGCTGGACTTCAACACCGGCGAGCACTTCCGGATCGTCACCTGGATCGTCCTCGTCCCGGGCACCGCCGCCGCGATGTGCGGGGTGTGGACGACGGCCGCCTACAGCGTGGTCGCGCTGGTCACGTACGTCCTCGTGGACAACGCCTGGCCCGCCGAGTACCAGGCGGGGCTCGGCGACTTCGTCCTGGTCGCCCTCGGCGGCGTGCTCGCCACGCTGGCCGCCGCGGTGCGGATGCGGCAGGAACGGCAGCTGCTGCGCGTCCAGGACATCGCCGAGACCACCCGCCGCACGGTGCTGCGCCCGCTGCCGTCCGGGTGGGCCGGCCTCGACCACGCCGGGGTGTACCTGGCCGCCGACGTCGACGCCCGGGTCGGCGGCGACTTCTACGACATCCAGCCCGGCCCGCACGGCGCCCGGGTGCTCGTCGGTGACGTGCAGGGCAAGGGCCTCGGTGCGGTGGAGGCCGCCGCCGCGCTGCTCGGCACGTTCCGTGAGGCCGGCTACCACGAGAAGGACCTCACGACCGTCGCCGAGCGCCTGGAGATCCGGATGCTGCGGCACCGCGCCCACACCGCCGCGCTCGGGCGGGCCGACGGCGACCGCTTCGCCACGGCCGTGCTCCTCGCCTTCCCCGAGGACAGCCCCGGCGTGGTCGACGTGGTGAACTTCGGCCACGAGCCGCCGCTCGCGGTCGGCCCGCACGGGGTCCGCGAGCTGCCCTGCGGCGACGGGCTGCCGCTCGGCCTCGCCGACCTCTCGGGCGGCCTGCCGCCCGTCCACCGGGTGCCGCTGGCCGCCGACGAGACGCTGCTGCTGGTCACCGACGGCGTGACCGAGGCCCGCGACCGCCCCGGCGCGTTCTTCGCCCTCTCCGACGAGGTGTCCCGCGCCGTCCGCGCCGACCCCACCCGCACGGAGCCGCGCCGCTTGGTCCGCCAGGTCCGTGACGGGGTGCTACGGCACTGCGGGGGCCGCCTGGAGGACGACACGACGATCTTCGCGGTGCGCAGGGCGGGGGCGGGTTGA
- a CDS encoding Ig-like domain repeat protein has product MRKRSLTTATTLAVLLSSAALAAAPASADSTQPLPVRQTGDIVVDSVHQHVFISDPLNGKIVVTDFAGKVVKQLTANLYGVTGLELSADSGTLYAAVQDLDAIAVYDTATYTRVANYSVGDKPLSVALAGGKLWFGYGGAGAGNIGSVDLAAQDHTVTLGQDGDWYSAPLLDAAPGSDTLVAGAVGQSPVELASYDVRSGAATKVASTREAGDNLGDLQVTPDGKDVVVASGAPYYQQVFRTSDLNEDGKYVTDAYPNSVAIAPDGVIAAGIAGSYDPDVYIFKPGAGEPVRTYDFPNTGTSSGSDLLARGGLAWAADGSRLFAVTSNSQGVFSLRVLDAPTKAATTVTVDAPATATRGKKLTVKGKVASKVAVPAGTRLTVTRTDLESPRGKPLAAAVTRADGTFSFTDTPPSGGKVKYTVAYAGDAAHTAGSGSDTVEVSRDKATLTINNNGKVYAYGKDVKFTAHLGKTYSNRTVEIWADPFGPDKPNKRVKTGKVNSDGNLSVTLDLKRDTKVTAKFAGDSRYKPASAASTVGAQVSISTSLSNHYKAKPAWGHTYYFFHKNKNPLVTTKMPWYPDRVQKFEFEVYYQGRWYPGDPAYFKLGSDGVSRVSITGNHSEDVGWRFRVRSSYINSASGDTVNSTTHGAWKYLTFTR; this is encoded by the coding sequence GTGCGCAAGCGCTCTCTCACCACCGCCACCACCCTGGCGGTCCTCCTCAGCTCCGCGGCCCTCGCCGCCGCCCCGGCATCCGCCGACTCCACCCAGCCACTGCCGGTGCGGCAGACCGGTGACATCGTCGTGGACTCCGTCCACCAGCACGTCTTCATCAGCGACCCGCTGAACGGCAAGATCGTCGTCACCGACTTCGCCGGCAAGGTCGTCAAGCAGCTCACCGCCAACCTGTACGGCGTCACGGGCCTGGAGCTGTCCGCAGACTCCGGCACGCTCTACGCGGCCGTGCAGGACCTCGACGCCATCGCCGTCTACGACACCGCCACCTACACCAGGGTTGCCAACTACTCGGTCGGCGACAAGCCGCTCAGCGTCGCCCTCGCCGGCGGCAAGCTGTGGTTCGGCTACGGCGGCGCCGGCGCCGGCAACATCGGCTCGGTCGACCTCGCCGCCCAGGACCACACGGTCACCCTCGGCCAGGACGGCGACTGGTACTCGGCGCCGCTGCTGGACGCCGCGCCCGGCTCGGACACGCTCGTCGCGGGCGCGGTCGGGCAGAGCCCGGTCGAACTGGCCTCGTACGACGTCAGGTCGGGCGCCGCCACCAAGGTGGCGAGCACTCGCGAGGCGGGCGACAACCTCGGCGACCTCCAGGTGACCCCCGACGGCAAGGACGTCGTGGTGGCCAGCGGCGCGCCCTACTACCAGCAGGTGTTCCGGACCTCCGACCTCAACGAGGACGGCAAGTACGTCACGGACGCCTACCCCAACTCCGTGGCGATCGCCCCGGACGGGGTGATCGCGGCCGGCATCGCCGGCTCCTACGACCCGGACGTCTACATCTTCAAGCCGGGCGCCGGTGAGCCGGTCCGCACCTACGACTTCCCGAACACCGGCACGTCCTCGGGCTCCGACCTGCTGGCCCGCGGCGGGCTGGCCTGGGCCGCCGACGGCTCCCGGCTGTTCGCCGTGACCAGCAACAGCCAGGGCGTGTTCTCCCTGCGTGTGCTCGACGCGCCCACCAAGGCGGCCACCACCGTCACCGTGGACGCCCCGGCCACCGCCACCCGCGGCAAGAAGCTCACCGTGAAGGGCAAGGTCGCCTCCAAGGTGGCCGTCCCGGCCGGCACCAGGCTGACCGTGACCCGCACCGACCTGGAGTCGCCGAGGGGCAAGCCGCTGGCCGCGGCGGTCACCAGGGCCGACGGCACGTTCTCCTTCACCGACACCCCGCCGTCCGGCGGCAAGGTGAAGTACACGGTGGCCTACGCCGGTGACGCCGCCCACACGGCGGGCTCCGGCTCGGACACCGTCGAGGTCTCCCGCGACAAGGCCACGCTGACGATCAACAACAACGGCAAGGTCTACGCGTACGGCAAGGACGTCAAGTTCACCGCGCACCTCGGCAAGACGTACTCCAACCGCACGGTGGAGATCTGGGCCGACCCGTTCGGCCCAGACAAGCCGAACAAGCGGGTGAAGACCGGCAAGGTGAACTCCGACGGCAACCTGTCGGTCACCCTGGACCTGAAGCGGGACACCAAGGTCACCGCGAAGTTCGCGGGCGACTCGCGCTACAAGCCGGCGTCGGCGGCCAGCACGGTCGGGGCGCAGGTCAGCATCTCCACGTCGCTGTCCAACCACTACAAGGCGAAGCCGGCATGGGGACACACGTACTACTTCTTCCACAAGAACAAGAACCCGCTGGTCACGACCAAGATGCCGTGGTACCCGGACCGGGTGCAGAAGTTCGAGTTCGAGGTGTACTACCAGGGCCGCTGGTACCCGGGCGACCCCGCGTACTTCAAGCTGGGCTCCGACGGGGTCTCCCGGGTCAGCATCACCGGCAACCACAGCGAGGACGTGGGCTGGCGGTTCCGGGTCCGGTCGTCGTACATCAACAGCGCCTCCGGTGACACCGTGAACTCCACGACGCACGGGGCCTGGAAGTACCTGACCTTCACCCGGTAA
- a CDS encoding helix-turn-helix domain-containing protein: MVNIRPLDPSASPLDYFGSELRRKREEAGLTQKELGAIVFCTGSLIGQIETTLKVPTREFAERVDAALMTDGFFSRLVGLVLRSQLPTWFQPFAEMEAKAAYISTYQAQMIYGLLQTEAYASAVLATGVPDKIDELLAARMERQRILVREQPPLTWVVLDEAALHRPIGSHEVMRDQLAHLLRLREHKSVRIQVLPFEAGEHASLIGSFSSLRFDDHPDLIYTEDLISGHMTANPDTVREAAFRYAHLQASALSVEDSAALITRVMEERYGHTGPDERAVA; this comes from the coding sequence ATGGTCAACATCCGTCCGCTCGACCCCAGCGCCTCTCCGTTGGACTACTTCGGCTCGGAGCTGCGGAGGAAACGGGAGGAGGCGGGGCTCACGCAGAAGGAACTCGGCGCGATCGTCTTCTGCACGGGCTCGCTGATCGGCCAGATCGAGACGACCCTGAAGGTGCCGACGCGGGAGTTCGCCGAGCGGGTGGACGCGGCGCTGATGACGGACGGGTTCTTCTCCCGGTTGGTGGGGCTGGTTCTGCGGAGCCAGTTGCCTACGTGGTTCCAGCCTTTCGCGGAGATGGAGGCGAAGGCCGCGTACATCTCGACGTATCAGGCCCAGATGATCTACGGCCTGTTGCAGACCGAGGCGTACGCCAGTGCCGTGCTGGCGACGGGTGTGCCGGACAAGATCGATGAGCTACTGGCGGCGCGCATGGAGCGGCAGCGCATCCTGGTTCGCGAGCAGCCTCCGCTGACCTGGGTCGTCCTGGACGAGGCCGCTCTGCACAGGCCGATCGGCAGCCATGAGGTCATGCGTGACCAACTCGCTCACCTGTTGAGATTGCGTGAGCACAAGTCCGTACGCATCCAGGTGCTGCCGTTCGAAGCCGGCGAACACGCCAGTCTCATCGGGTCGTTCAGCAGTCTGCGCTTCGATGATCACCCTGACCTCATCTACACGGAGGACCTGATCTCGGGACACATGACGGCCAATCCAGACACCGTCAGGGAAGCAGCCTTTCGTTACGCTCACTTGCAGGCCTCCGCCCTCTCCGTAGAGGATTCGGCGGCACTGATCACCCGCGTGATGGAGGAACGCTATGGCCATACAGGACCTGACGAACGCGCGGTGGCGTAA
- a CDS encoding DUF397 domain-containing protein, whose translation MAIQDLTNARWRKSSYSGNTGGECVEVADLPALVAVRDSKQPDSGHLAVAPEAWAAFLRAL comes from the coding sequence ATGGCCATACAGGACCTGACGAACGCGCGGTGGCGTAAGTCCTCGTACAGCGGCAACACCGGCGGCGAGTGCGTAGAAGTCGCCGATCTCCCCGCCCTCGTCGCCGTCCGTGACTCAAAGCAGCCCGACTCTGGACACCTCGCTGTGGCTCCCGAGGCGTGGGCCG